The segment ATTATTTCATATCGTATGTAAAACAATTGTCCTTTCCTGgacattattttttgtttgtagaTGAATTAGGGCATTTTCTCCTGTGGCTAGTTGTCCCAAGTGGGGCAACCTTATATAGAGGTAAAGAtgttcaatattttctttaaagtagGATGGGTGTTCTGTGAGTAGCAGACATATTTCCTAGTCAAAAGAGGTATTGATAAAGAAATGATgagaaatgtcatattttgtggatctTTGACAGTCTTGAAAACAATCTGTCTACATTTGTAGCATTACTAAGTTGTTAAACATTGATTACTCTTAGCTATTTACTCTTTGAATGATATTGAAAACACTTTATTGTAATTAAATCAGAGTCTTATATTGCCATGAATTTATTATTTGACTTTtcacttttgttatttatttatttattggtgaggggaagaaagggtttatttggctcactctcttttttattagatatgtttctttaccCCATCCCCTAACCTatcccatacgggtattccccccttACTgcctgccccccatattcccctgcactgagggtccaaccttggcaggaccaaaggcttcctcttccactagtgccacaacaaagctattctctgctaaatatgcagttggagccctgggtcagtccatgtatagtcttttggtagtggttaatccctggaaactctggttggttggcattgttgttcttatggggttgcaagctccttcaactcttttaatccttcttctaattaccccccccccccaagggggttgtattctcagttcagtggtttgctgttagcattgacctctgtattagacatgctctggatgagtctctcaggagagatctatatggccctttcagcatgcattttttagcttcatcaatcttatctagttttggtggctgaacatatatatgggccacatgtagggcaggctctgaatgcccattccttcagttgctgcccTAAcgtttgcttccatatccctttctatggatatttttatcccccttttaagaaggagtgggagcatccatattttgatcatctttcttgtgcttcctatggtctgtggattgcatcttgggtaatttgaggcttttggctaaaatccacttatcaatgagtgcataccaagtgtgtttttttttgtgcttgggtaacctcactcaggatgatattttctagttcatttcatttgcctataaatttcatgaagtcatagtttctgatagctgagtagtactccattgtgtaaatgtaccacattgaatccgttcctctgttgaagggcatctgggttctttccagtttacTTCCTTTTGTGGTGAACAGCAGTTTAGAAGAGTGAGCCAAGAGGTCTcttcacccaaatcccatgaggaaGACAGCTGAACACACAGgaatgcagacatcctgagactgcaggacaggctGTCACTTCTGaacacctctgcccacattcctggtccaaggggaaactgcacagttcCTCTGGTcacaggaatataggagtagtcagcCGCCAGTACTTGCAGTTCTGGTCTGGTCTCAGGACTGAACTAAagtggccaaacagctccctgcacccaaatcccgcagggggagagagttggaccctcagaagtgtagacactcctgagaagtcagaggacactaccctctgcccacattccataCCCAAGAGGGAATctcctagtgccaactgtgcccaaaGGTTCAACAACCtaagagcaatcaggggcaggacccttctgattcctgctGGAGCCTAGAGCTGcaagacagtctccaggatcgcggacatacctgagagcagaggtaagacccacttttctgcttccaagtgacctgccttgtggattcaggatacacagaggcagaagtcttCTGGGTCAGTGAACTTCCTGTTTATTGCTTGGCCAtaagtgaactgataccatccctcagttccctgcacccaagtcCCGTGGGGAAGacagctgaacacccagaagcgCAGACATCCTGAGATTGCAGGACAggctgccacttctgcacacctctgtccACATCCATGGTTCAAGggaaaactgcacagtgcctctggacacaggaatataggaatagCCAGCCAccagtacctgcagttctggtctgtgctcaggactgaactgaactggccaaacagctccctgcacccgaATCCTGCAGAGGGAGAGATTGGACCCTCAGAACTGTGgtcactcctgagaagtcagaggagactaccctctgcccacattccagacccaagagggaatagCCTAGTGTCTACTTAGTCTTCTTTATCAGTTTGTAATAGAAGCTGTTTAAAGGACCAACATTAAGCCTTATATTCTTGAAGGAGTTGTTGGAATGGATTACTAAATTTACccttaaacaaaacattttatagtcataatcttacattggtaaAAAATCTCTAAATTTTGATACAAAATTGAGattatattttcttacattggTGCAAAATTTCTatgttgataaaaatttaaagttttcattgatagaaatctttgtatattgatataaaatttaaaattaagtttgTTACTCTTAGGCATTCTGCCTATACAACTCATTTTTTAAGTAGTTCAAATGGTGGCCCTTCACACTAGAAAAACTTGACTGTCCTGGAGACTCAGGCCAAAGCAGAGATTTGTAGTGCATAAGGAGAATTCAGAACAGCACATTGGGAAAAGTCTAATAGACCCTGTCAGGATAAAAGAGACTGTTGAGGAATACATAGATAACCTTCAAAGAATAAAGGTTTGTATTAAAGGCAACCAAAATAATTAGATCAGTGCAGGATTAAGTCTAAAGTTGTTATACAGCAActctacacacatacaacaaGATCTACAGAGCTGGGTGGCATAATAAAGTTGTGAAGTTCATGGTCAAAGTTCACAAATTTTATGTCATTGTCATTCTCTGTGTAACTGTGTTCCTGAGAATTCTGCCTCTGTAACATGAATGCAAAAGAAGTTTCAAGTGGAAAtagaaatcatatatatatatatatatatatatatatatatatatatatatatatatatgctgacaGAAATGTATGTGTGGCCCAAACACTAAACACTAAAGATCATGTACACAcattgctacatatgtgctagaAGCAAATGTTGTTTTAAACATGATAACATTGACACAGGTTAAAGTAGTAACATTGACTACTGGATAGAAATTCATTTTAGCTTGagggatggctcaacagttaaagaccattgactgctcctccagagatcCAAGGTTTGATTCTAAGGCATGAATATAATGttcagacatgcaggcaaaacacttgtaAACATGGAATGAATAATTTTTAAGTCCTTCATAACATGTAAATTTGGCTTTCATGTAGGTAAACATATCCTTCTGCCTGACATAACAGAATTCAGGATGTTTGGGTGGATTCTACCCTTTATTATTCTCAACACTTTATTCTATTTTCTAAGATGGCAAGAATTCCAGGAATGCAGTTGCTAAAGTGTCATCTATGGACCTAACATTGAAATGAGTTTTACATTTCTCCAGtcggtggtggtgcacacacttgatcccagcatttggaggtAGAAGTTGGTGGATCTCTGTCAGTGTGAGGCCAGCATAGTCCACAGAAGAAAttccagacagggctacacagagtatCTCTGACTTGAGAAacgaaaagaagaaacaaagaagaggagcaggaggtagaagaggaaaggaaagaattggACATTTCATCAGTTCTTTCTCCTGAGAGGTATATTTTTCTACAAACACTATTTACATTTCTTGACTACAGTCCATTCATTTGGTACGCTAGACCTGACAAACCTGACCCACATCAACATCATGCTTCCAAGTGACACTATTGTCCAGATCTTTCTCATATTGCAGTTCTGTCTTGGTGTCATGGGCAACTCAGCACTATTGTtgttatatatatacactttcGTCTTCAGGCCTCAGTATAAGAAGTTGATAGATTCAGTTTTCATTCACCTGACAATAGTTAATATTCTGCTGATTGTATTCCTATTGACAAAACATATCATGTTACCCTTTGGAGTACCCAATTTTCTGGACGATATCGGTTGTAAGacagttttgttttcattcagaGTCAGCCGGGGTCTGTCCATCTGCAGCACCTGTGTTATAAGCACATTCCAAGTAATCACCATCACTCCCAGTACTTCTAAGTGGGCCTGGCTTAAGCCTAGACTCTCTACATGGATCTTTTCTTCCTTACTTTGCTCCTGGCTTATTAACCTACTCATCTATGGGTATATGCTTGACATGGTAATTGCCAAAACTAATAATACTCTTGTTGGCCATGGATATACAGATGGTTACTGTGTAAACAAGCAGGTGGGGAACCACAATTCAGGGTCTTTTCTTAGCATTGTCATCATTCATGATCTCTTCTTTGTGACCATCATGATGTGCGCCAGCCTCTACATGGTGCTTTTCCTCTACAGATACCGCAAGGGAGCCCAGCATCTCCGTAGCCCAAATCTTTCTTTCCAGCCATCCCCTGAGCGCAAAGC is part of the Rattus norvegicus strain BN/NHsdMcwi chromosome 1, GRCr8, whole genome shotgun sequence genome and harbors:
- the Vom1r60 gene encoding vomeronasal 1 receptor 60, with the translated sequence MLPSDTIVQIFLILQFCLGVMGNSALLLLYIYTFVFRPQYKKLIDSVFIHLTIVNILLIVFLLTKHIMLPFGVPNFLDDIGCKTVLFSFRVSRGLSICSTCVISTFQVITITPSTSKWAWLKPRLSTWIFSSLLCSWLINLLIYGYMLDMVIAKTNNTLVGHGYTDGYCVNKQVGNHNSGSFLSIVIIHDLFFVTIMMCASLYMVLFLYRYRKGAQHLRSPNLSFQPSPERKATHSILSLVSCFVLIYWLNNCVTLYSFYSSERIPRVESINAILTTCYPTICPFLFMKNNKVILQFISSFSIQRMTCFQSSIHG